TGTAATGCATCTGAGTTTGTGGATTTCTTGAAGAACGTGACCGATCAAAATATTAGATGGGTGTTGGATTGGACCGATTGTACTAAACCCGTTCTTCGCACTCAGGCATCCGAATTCATTCTCCTACTGGGTACTCAAGGGATTACCGCGTACGCTCCAAAAAGGTTTCTCAGACAATTAGGGCGTGTCCAAGAAATACCACCCGTAATTGACATGAGCGAAGTCACCATTATTTTTAACTGGGGAATGTGTCCAAATCAAATCCCTATGAAAGATTGGATTATTGACGCCTGGGTGACGCTATCCGATGACGTGAGTTTTAGATACATCCCGGAGCTCAAGCAGAAGGGTTTGACGACTTCACAATACGAAGACTGGGTAGGAGGATCCGCTgcgcaagaaattcaagatgagCCAGCTGAGGAGGTGAAAAGGTTAAAGGCCATTGTCGAAGCAAAAGATAGGGAAATTCTGCAGTTCAGTAAATCTGCCGAAGCATACAAAGGGATGGCCGAGCAAAAcaagcaattgtatgaaaatgaaCAAGGAAAGCGTCAAGAGCTGAAAAGGAAATGTGCAGAATTATATGACCAAACTGAATGTGTTAGAATTTCATATGCTAGGGAAACAAAGGACTCTGTATTAGATAGGTTCAGAAGTTTTGGTAATCTTGTACGGAATCGTCTTCGTGAcatgatgtaaatattggcaagtttatcaatgaaaatgacttttcttttgctcttattttggattattgtcaaaaacaggtttgtattacgggtcccatttcgaaggtgttgcatcatgctaggcctactcttggcacaaaaagggccccCCAAATaagacatgcatccgaattgtttgaataattactaactcatgtctttttcttttttcttttttttttgaataaattgcagaaattcagtAATCATTGATTTATCTAAAGaagtcttttgcattctcaggtaaatttcaaaatagcttttcggaaaagccccattattacgcgatcccgaagtaaagcccaaaggaatcgtgtagacatgagtactcaaccagaatcatcTGATAAGGCCGTcgcaactacccagccggaagctgcaagtcctggggttcagttgacagagttactcacaaaatttggggaaatggcatcggaaatggccgctcagaagaagttgattgatgagctcgttagtagcggagtgcaacctgaACCTGTACCCGCCACACAAAcacaatccgaaccatttgttattcctccatTTCAAACTACGTTTGAGGGAACTGTAAACCCGCAATATGCTTTTACTCAAAATCCTCCTTTCTACCCTCCTTATGgtcaaggatttcagcctcaagACAATCCGACCCTGCATTTGAACCCACCAGTTTTTTATCAGACTACCGCGGAGCCCGTGGTGCCGGAGCACACTTTTCAAAAtaagccagaaatgggagagtcgtctgcccagattgatatgaagttacttaaacgcttggatcgttttgatgaatttattcggaaaagccaaggtttaagcaaacaaggggTGTTGGATTATGATGATTTGTGCCTATTTCCGAACGTACAACTACCGGTGGGGTTCAAGACCCCTAAgttcaacaaatatgatggaacGGGTAACCCTAAGACGCACCTGCgtttgtttgctaacaagttgggcaaGCCAGTGGATGACGAGAATTTGCCGTTGAGATTATTTCCAGAAAGCTTAGAAGGGGATGCTCTCGATTGGTATTCCAACCTAAAGCCAGAGGAAGTGAAGACCTGGCTCGATCTGTCCAGTGCCTTCATCAGacaatatgagtataactgtGAGCTGGCACCAACCCGAACTACTTTGGAAGGAACGAAGAGgcgaccatctgaagatcataagacatatgccaagagatggagaaagatagctgcgaaagtggagcctccgatgaccgaggatgaaattattcgcacattcataaaggcgcatgatcctccatatttcgaagaaattttccgtatgactggttgttcatttgctgccattgtgaataaattggaagagtttGATGACTTTGTAAGAGCCGGAAAAATTGTCAACGTCTCTGctctcaaatcccagttggatgctttacaaggtcaaggaagcaatgtgaaaaagccgccgttcaaaaagaaggagggggatgcaacctttatttggaaccaaaacccttcaccccgaccccgataccaacacaaTCCAACCTACCAACCACATTACCCTTACTACTCAAACCCGCATCCTGTATATACcaccaacatccaccaccctcgacctcgcccaagttATCCTAACCCACtttcagccccttttcaaatttcccaaccaaatccacctcaaaaccgacctcgccctccatataaccTAAGATTTCCTCCATCAAATAGACCTATTTACAACCatcctcaacctcctgaaccttacaaccgaccACCTAGCCGTACATTCaccaatttaggcaggcctctggaccaattgtatgaccagTTGAAGGCCACCGGGAAAATTAGTACagtaccccctcctacctacCCATATGGCATGCCCGCGTGGTATAATCCACAagctgtctgtgcttatcattctggggCCCCCGGACATGCCACCTTCGATTGCAAGGCGCTTAAGCATAAAATCCAAGATATGGTTGAAGCCGGGGAGATTGTAATCCGGAAAAGGGAGGCGCAAGGGCCGAACGTAAATAGGAACCATTTACCGAAACATGCCAATATCATTGGGGTTATTCTGGATGATACGGAGTATGTGGAACCGGTCAAAGAATTGACAAGggaagctgaagtgtttggggtcacagaccaaccCTTTGTCATAGAATTGCCATTTGAAGAGGACGAAAAGCCCTTTGTTTTGGATCTCACGCCAGCAGAGAGTGAGGCTTTGGAGCCAGTAATCATCGAATTCCCGAAGCAGGAGCCTGTTCTGAGTCTGCAACAAGTGCCATGGAATTACAATGAACCTACTGTACAGATTGGGGAAAAGTCAATCGCGAAGGAAGAAGTGTCAGTGGTCACCAGATCAGGGAAAATCGTAAGTCCATTTGAAGCTACCATTCCGATTCAAGCAAATAATTCCGAGCCACCCGCCAAACCAACAATCACTGAGAAGAAAGCCTTGGATTTTCTTAAAAGGCTCCAGAGAAGTGAATACAATGTGATTGAGAAGCTAAGCAAGTCACCTGCCCAGATATCCATGTTGGATTTACTTTTTTCTTCAGATGTGCATAGGGATGCGTTGATCGAGGTATTGACTAAAGCTCAAATCCCTAGGGACATTTCTGTTGATAATTTTTCGCACGTGGTTGGGAGTGTGTTATTCACCAAGCAAATTACTTTTTTGACGATGAATTGCCGGCggaaggcattggacataacaagGCCCTGTACATAGTTGTTAGGTGCAATGGGAAAAGGCTGCCGAAGGTTTTGATTGATAATGGATCCGcgcttaatatctgtccttggagcACCTTGGAAAAGCTGGGATTGCAAGACatcaagctgaggccttcagggaccataGTTCGAGGTTTTGATGGAGCACAAAGAGAGCCAATAGGAGAAGTGGATTTAGTAGTTGAAATGGGACCCGCCCAGTTTCAAATAACctgccaagtcatgcactttCCTAGTGCTTACAACGTTTTGCTTGGCaggccatggattcacaagtctGGGGCGGTGCCTTCTTCATTACATCAGTTGTTGAAATTTGTAGTAAATGACAAGCTGATAACTATATTTGCCGAAGAGGATTGCCTTGTAATCATCGATTCCGAGTCCAAAGAAGAGGGTAGCCGAAGCTCCACAGTGACCCCTCATAGCACATCTGATATTGTCTCCGTCAGTTGGATAACAAAGGAGGAGCAAGATCTATCAAGggccagtgtcatgatggctaaGGAGATGATCCGTGGAGGCTATGAATTTGACAAAGGGCTGGGACGAGATCTGCAAGGAATTTTAAAGCCAGTGGAGATTATGGAGAAAAATGATTCGTTTGGTTTGGGTTTCCGACCGACTGCTAAGGATATCAGAGAAATGAAGGAGGGCAAGAAAGCggagaaagaaggaaggcaaagggctcttgacattccacccctgcattatactttcccacgaccagccgaggtgatcatgtcagaaatcaacccagttgacgaaattgaagctagtttggcccaattgttcgttggggcaacatttgaagatagtgttccaggcgaagctgaatttcctgacatccccgaaggatcaattcccaattggacagccgagttcctgcccgttcggaaggagtttcggtaaactgaaaggggtttatcattcatgtgaattcatgaaaagttgcatctgtaaatagccaatgaaaacaattttactTTTTGACTAACATTTtcgcatgtaaatattgttaagttttcatttccatttgctttcaatcaaaggttttatgaaaatgtacaagttgttcttgtcatgttgttttgtttattcattTGTTTATATCTCCGTTGTATTGCTTgaccatttgtttgttgtatgcttatttgcttattatcccacattcgttaattctttcagatggccaaaaataaaattatttgaccctttggatatcacaattctggaattcaataacggcaatctctatatcactcatgacttggaggtctgtgaatccgaactccaaagcgagagtgataatgaggaggtattcgattcttttgcaaaggaccttgaacaatatgaggaaaaaccaaaaccgaacctggaagaaacagaaaaggttaacattggcactgaggatgaagttaaggaggtgcaaattagtattaatttgaatgagaggcagaaaaaggagatgcttgaatttttGACTATGTTCCAAGATGTCTTTgcatggtcctatgatgatatgactggcatttcaactgacgtggtagtgcataggttacccacagaccctttttttccacccgtaaagcaAAAACCCAGAAAGTTCAAACCcgatatgagcctcaaaataaaagagcaaattgaaaaacaactcaaaaccaacattatcattgtttcccattacccaatttggctttcaaatccagtccctgttccaaaaaagaatggagaggTACGAGTTTGCGTTGATtatagagaccttaataaagccagtcctaaagatgatttccctctaccaaacattcacattctcttagacaatactgccggacatgagattgaatccttttgcgattgttttgctggctaccaccaaattttgatggcagaagaggatagggagaaaactgctttcattaccccttggggtaccttttgctaccgagtcatgcctttcggtttaaagaatgcagGAGCAacgtatcagaggaccatgacaaccttatttcatgatatgatccaccgggagatggaggtctacgtggatgacatcataatcaagtctaagagggcagaggaccatttggttgatttgaagaagttATTCGAAAGAttgcggaagtacaatttgaagttaaatcctgcgaaatgcgcctttggagcacctgcgggtaagctgttgggattcattgttagcaagaagggcatagaaatagatc
This portion of the Coffea arabica cultivar ET-39 chromosome 2e, Coffea Arabica ET-39 HiFi, whole genome shotgun sequence genome encodes:
- the LOC140036386 gene encoding uncharacterized protein; its protein translation is MPAWYNPQAVCAYHSGAPGHATFDCKALKHKIQDMVEAGEIVIRKREAQGPNVNRNHLPKHANIIGVILDDTEYVEPVKELTREAEVFGVTDQPFVIELPFEEDEKPFVLDLTPAESEALEPVIIEFPKQEPVLSLQQVPWNYNEPTVQIGEKSIAKEEVSVVTRSGKIVSPFEATIPIQANNSEPPAKPTITEKKALDFLKRLQRSEYNVIEKLSKSPAQISMLDLLFSSDVHRDALIECVIHQANYFFDDELPAEGIGHNKALYIVVRCNGKRLPKVLIDNGSALNICPWSTLEKLGLQDIKLRPSGTIVRGFDGAQREPIGEVDLVVEMGPAQFQITCQVMHFPSAYNVLLGRPWIHKSGAVPSSLHQLLKFVVNDKLITIFAEEDCLVIIDSESKEEGSRSSTVTPHSTSDIVSVSWITKEEQDLSRASVMMAKEMIRGGYEFDKGLGRDLQGILKPVEIMEKNDSFGLGFRPTAKDIREMKEEYTDSSFITILNEDGTAPQRS